Below is a window of Acidobacteriota bacterium DNA.
CGCGCGGCCAAATACAGTGATGAAAAAGGCGGCGGCTCATTGACAGCCCTGCCGATCATTGAAACCCAGGCCGGCGACATCTCGGCGTACATTCCAACCAACGTGATTTCAATCACTGATGGTCAGATCTTCCTCGAAGCCGACCTCTTTAACGCCGGGGTCCGACCCGCCATCAACGTCGGTCTGTCGGTTTCCCGCGTGGGAGGAAACGCCCAGATCAAAGCCATGAAGCAGGTCGCCGGAACACTCCGCCTCGAACTGGCCCAGTACCGCGAACTTGCCGCCTTCGCCCAGTTTGGCTCCGACCTTGACAAAGCCACCCAGCAACAGTTGGCTCGTGGTCAGCGCCTGACGGAAATCCTCAAACAGCCGCAATATGTACCAATGCCGGTTGAAAAGCAGGTCTTTCTGGTGTGGGCCGCCACGGGTGGTCACGTGGATGAAATTCCCGTGGCTGAACTCCGTCGGTTTGAGACCGAGTTGATGTCCTTCCTGGATAACAGCAAGTCTTCACTGCTCAAGAAAATTCTGGACAAGAAGGAATTGACCGGCGAGATCAAGGATGAAATGAAGGCAGCCATTGACGAGTTCAAGAAGACCTTCACCGTTCGCGGCCAGGCAGCAAAAGCCTAAGAGAATGAAGAATGAAGAATGAAGAATGAAGAAACCATTCTGTTTTTTCTTTCTTCATTCTCAATTCTCAATTCTTCATTCAGACATGGCTTAACCCTTATTCATCACACAGAAATAAAAAGCTATGCCAAATTTACAGGGTGTCAGGCGACGAATTAAGGCGGTGCGCAGCATGCGCCAGATCACCAAAGCGATGAAACTGGTGTCTACCTCGCGCTTGAAACGTGCGCAGGATCGAGTAACCGCAGCGCGCCCATACTCCAGGAAAATGACCGAAGTGCTTGAAAATCTGGCTTCACGGACCACCGGGTTTTCGAGTCCACTGTTAGAACAACGCACCGGAAACCGGGTCTTGCTGGTCCTGGTGACTGGCGATAAAGGGTTATGCGGTGCGTTTAACACCAACCTGATCCGGGCGGCCAACCTCTTCATCCGTGAAAATCCGGATGCCCACATCGAACTGGTGGCCATCGGACGCAAAGGCCGGGATTTCTTCCGGCGACGCAACATCAAAATTCGCAAGGAATATATCGGCATCACAGCCAAAGCGGTCACGTATGAGATTGCTGCCGAGATTGCCCACGAAGTAGTCGAGATGTTTAGTGGCAGTTCAACCGAAACGCTTGAAGAAGCGGCTGAAAAAACCGAATTTGAAACTCCAGATAAAGTCGTTCTGATTTATAATGAGTTCAAATCCGTCATTCAGCAGGTTGTTCGAACCGAACAACTCCTGCCAATCGGACGCTTTACCGAAACGACCGATGAGGGGCAAGGAGGTTCGGATTCAAGCACTGACTATCTCTATGAGCAGCCACCAGCCGAAATTTTCACCCGGCTGCTTCCCCGCTACATTGAAACCCAGATGTTTCAGGCCCTGCTTGAATCAGTGGCATCCGAACATGGTTCCCGGATGACCGCCATGGACTCCGCCAGCAAGAACGCCACCGAGGTGATTAACAAGCTGACGCTGAACATGAACCGCATCCGTCAGGCAGCCATCACCAACGACATCATCGAAGTGGTCAGCGGCGCGGCAGCACTTTAGGACCGGGTTCAGGGTTCAGGGTTCAGGGTTCAGGGTTCAGGGTTCAGGGTTCAGGGTTCAGGGTTCAGGGTTCAGGGTTCAGGGTTCAGGGTCTTCGAACTTTTGTCCTTTTCGTCTTTTTTGTCCTTTATGTCTTTTAAACCCTGGACCCTGAAACCCTGAACCCTTACCAATACGATTTTCTTATTCGGCGTTTGGAGCAGCAAACATCAGTTGCTCCAAACGCCGAAATGTTTTCCAATGCCCTGACTGGTTGACCCCTGATCCTGAAAATAGACGAAACCAATATGCTTGTTGTTATTTGTGGTGGTGGCCCTGGTGGCGCGGTTGCCGCCCAAAAGCTGGCCCAAAGTGGCGTTGAAACCATTCTTCTTGAAAAAAATTTCACCCGGATCAAACCCTGTGGCGGGGCAGTCCCTCCAGCGCTGATCCGCGAATTTGATATTCCAGAACACATCATTGAACGGCGGGTTCAAGCCCTCACGGTTTATGCCCCCTCAGGCCAATCGGTTCAGATAGAGACTTCAAATAGTTTTGTGGGCATGGTCAACCGCGAAGCGTTTGACAATTTCTTGCGGGATCGGGCGGCCCAGGCAGGTGCTTTGATCGTCGAAGCCCGCGTTGAAACACTTGATGCAACAGAACTTGGCGCGTTTGTGACGTTTACAACCCCTGACGGCAAACGGAAAACTGTCCAGCCGGATTGCATCATTGGCGCCGACGGCGTCAATTCTCTGGTCGCCCGAAAACTCAATCTGGTCAAAGGCGGTTTGCAGGCAACGGCTGTCCAGGAACGATTTGCACTCAAGTCTGATCACATTGCCCAGTTGATCCAGCGGTGTGAAATTTATTATGACGGGCGGTTTTCGCCTGATTTCTATAGCTGGGTGTACCCTAAAGCCGACCACGTCGTGATTGGCACCGCCACCACAGTCAGCAATGCCAACGTCCATATCTATCTGGAAACCTTCAAACAGCAGCTTGGCATTCATGACGCACCGATGTTGACTGAAACCGCTCAAATTCCGCTCCGTCCGTTGAAAAGCTGGACCGCCAACCGGGCAGTCTTGATCGGGGACGCTGCTGGCCTGGCAGCGCCAACGTCGGGTGAAGGCATTTATTATGCAATGAAAAGTGGTGTGATGGCGGCAGATGCAATTTTAGAATGCAGCGCTGATTTGCGGGCACATAAGCTGGAAGATGCCTACCAGAAACGATTTATGAAAGAGTACGGCGCAACCTACCGTCAACTTGAAGCTTTACAAACGGCTTACTACCAGAGCGACGAACACCGCGAAGCACTGGTTCACCTGTGCACTGATGCCTCAATTCGTGATCTGGCCATCCAGTCATATCTGTTTAACAAACGCCTTTCACCAGTCTCAATTTTTACTTCATTAAAGCTCAAAACCAAAAACGCTGTTCAGTTGACCAGGGTGAAGCTTGGTCACTTTACCGGGAATGAAAAACTGGACAAAATTGCCAAATGAATCAACCTATTTCGTCGAAGCTCCACTATGTATTGCGTGTGTTTCACAGCATCTGTTTATTTGTTCTGGTGTTTGTGACGGTCGGTGCTGGCCCCTGCGGATACAAACCAGCCGGGAAAGGTGGTTCATTGCCGCCGAATATCCGCACGATTGCCATTCAGACATTTACCAACGAGAGCCTGCGGTATCGGGTCGAACAACGGTTTACGGCGGCGCTGGCGGATGAAATTCTGCGCCGGGGGTTACCAATCAGGCTCACAACCGATACCACTCACGCCGATGCGCTCATCACCGGGAGCATCCGCAACTTTGGATTTCGAGGGGTACTCGTTGACGATCAGGGCCGTATCCGCCTGTATGAACTCACCATCACTTCAGCCGTGACGCTGCGCGACCAGACCTCCAATCGCGTCCTGTTTAACGATCAACGGCTGCAATTTCGTGGCGAATATCAACTCTCCGATGATCCGCGCTCATTTTTTAACGAAGAAGACCCAGCCGTCGAACGCATGGCCCGCGACTTCGCCCGAAGCGTGGTAACTTCAATGTTAGAGGGATTTTAGTCAGTAGTCAGTAGTCAGTAGTCAGTAGTCAGTAGTCAGTAGTCAGTAGTCAGTAGTCAGTAGTCAGTAGTCAGTAGTCAGTAGTCAGTAGTCAGTAGTCGAGTGTTGGGAATTGAGAAATTCTGTCAAGTGGATTCGGTTCTATTTGAGTCATTTAGGAACAATTCTTTTCAAGAATTCGACGGATTCAACGATCCGGGTTTTATCTACTGACTACTGACTTATCAACTACTGACTTATCAACTACTGACTACTGACTACGATCTTGAATTATCCACCGTCCACACCAAAAAATCGTGCGCCAGCTCAGTATTGGGAAAGATTGAACGGGCATCTTTGAGCAGATCATCGAGGGTGATAGCGCTTTCATTGGTGTAGCGCGGGCTGAAATGTGTCAGCAAGAGTTGTTTCACACCGGCTTCGAGGGCGACACGGGCGGCCATGCGCGTGGTTGAATGCAGGGCGCGATGGGCCAGGGGCTCGTCTTCGTGGGCATAGGTACTTTCGTGAATCAAAACATCCGCATCTTTGGCCAGCCGGACTGATGATTCGGAATAAATCGTGTCGGTGCAATACACCACTGACCGGCCCGGCTTGGGAGGACCACAGAGTTCGGCGCCGTTGATGGTTTGGCCATCGGCGAGCGTGATGGAATTACCGCGTTTGAGTTCTCCGTAGAGCGGCCCAAACGGAATCCCCAGCGCCTTTGCTTTTTCGACCAGAAACTGACCGGGTCGGTCTTTTTCCTGCACCCGGTAGCCATAAGCTGGAATGCGATGCCGGAGCGTGGCACAGGTAACCGTGTATTCGTGGTCTTCAAAGACCAGTCCAGGTTTCACCGGGTGAATATTGAGATTGTAGGGAAACTGGGTCTGCGTGAAGTGCTGGCAAGCGTGGATCAAGTCTTTCAACTCAGCCGGTCCATATAAATCAACTTTGGTCATTCGCCCGGTCAGACCAGCGCTGGAAAGCAAGCCCATCAGTCCAAACGTGTGGTCGCCGTGCATATGCGTGACGAAAATACGGCGCAACTGGCTGATACTGAGGTTGCTGCGAAAAAACTGATGCTGGGTGCCTTCGCCACAGTCAAACATCCACTGCTCCCCTCGTTGGGTCAACGACAGGATCACGCTCGACACATTGCGTGCCCGAGTTGGAACGCCTGAACTGGTACCGAGAAAAGTGATTTGCATGGGTGGCTTTTGTTCTTCGGGCTGAAAACTTTGGGCTGAGAAAACCAGGGCTTGGGGCAATCGAAGGGATGAGGGATGAGGGATGAGGGATGAAGGATGAAATAAACCCAATTCTTCAGCCCCAAGCCCTCAGCCCCCAACCTGCCTTCTTCAGCCCTGGTTTTATTCGTTAAAAGGTGAAGCTTCGGCCTCTTCGCCATAGAACATCTGCAATTGATCCCGGAGATATTCAAAGGCCGTTTGCGGCGTATCGGCAAAACGAAACAGATTCAGATCCTCTTGATTGATCATTCCCCACTTTTCAAGGGCGTCAAAATTCAAAACTTCGCGCCAGTACTGCTCGCCATAAATCACAATCGGAATTGGGCGGCGCAGTTTTTTGGTTTGAATCAGGGTCAGGACTTCAAGGAGTTCGTCTAACGTTCCAAAGCCGCCTGGAAAAATCACCAGCGCTTTTGACAGGTAGATAAACCAAAACTTGCGCATGAAAAAGTAGTGAAACTCAAAACTCAACTCATTTGAAATAAATGGGTTCGGAGCTTGCTCAAATGGAAGGCTGATATTGAGGCCGATTGACTTGCCGTGTGCCAGTGCGGCACCTCGATTGGCAGCCTCCATAATGCCCGGACCGCCTCCAGAACAAATCAAAAACCGTCGCTGGCGTTCTTTGAGGCTTTTTGACCACTCGGTCAATAACCGGGCAAGTTCAACTGCATCATCATAATAACGCCCCATTTCCAGTGCCCGGTCCAGTTTGTCCCGGTAACCATCCTCAAGCCCATCATTTTTCAATTCTTTCTCGACTTCTTCACTCGGGCGAATCCGGGCTGAACCAAAAAAGACGATGGTGTCTTTGACCTTGTAATGGCGGAATCTCGATTCCGGCTCCAGATATTCGCTCAGAATCCGCAACACTCGGGCGCTGTTGCTATTTAAAAAATCCAGGTTTTTATAGGCTTTGAGCGGAAGCGGGCGCTTCGATTGATCTTTGGACATTCAGGGGCAACTCCTTATGACAGAATGGCAAGCTGACAAAGTGACAGAATGACAAGGTGACAAAATGACAAGGTGACAGAGTAATTGTTTGACCACTCGCTACTCACTGCTCTGGGTTTGACTACTTCGCTCCCTCTACTTAAATCGGCGATAGAATGGTCGGCGGCGGTTCTTTCGGGCTTCCAATTCGACAAAGGCGTTACTGTACAGAGCAATGATATCAGCGTGCAAATGTGTTCCCCCATCTTGATCGGACAAGAGTGGCTGGAGCCGTCCCAGGGTGTGAACAAAGGCAGTTCGTAGCGGCACCGGGCGATCTGGATGGTACACCAGATGACAGGGAACGCCACGCGTCCAGGTCACCCAATCGGCCAGTTCCTGCGAGTTTCCAACCGTGGCCGAAAGCATCAGAATGCGGGCGTCAGGCGGGGTATAAATGATTGATTCTTCCCAGGCTACGCCACGTTCGCGGTCCCCCAGATAATGAACTTCATCAAACACGACCAGCCGAACCTGGCTGAGAGTCCGGTCTGAAAACCCAAGGCCGTTCATGGCGTCATAGAGGCCATTGCGGTAAATCTCGGTCGTACCGATTTTGAGCGGAGCATCCGGGTTGACCCGCCGATCACCAGTGATGATGCCAACGTTTTCGGGGCCGAAAATGCGACTGAATTCCCGAAATTTGTCATTGGAAAGGGCTTTGAGTGGAGAGGTATACCAGCAGGATTGACCGCGCTCCAATACCCCACGGATGGCCTGCTCGGCAATCCAGGTCTTTCCCGAGCCGGTTGGTGCTGAAACCATAACATCCGCATCCTGATTCAAAACCAGGTCAACCGCTTCAAGTTGAAAATCGTCAGGCCGAAACGGCTGAACTTCCGGCGCCCCAATTCCAGCCAGCAACTGATCAAGTTCTTCCCGGCGCCGACGGCGGAGCATCAACGAATGCAAATCAAGCGATTCCTCAGCTTTGGCGCCGGCTGATTTTTCAAATTCAATCAGTTCCTTTAACACCTGATTGATCCCGCCCGATGCCAGCAACTGGACGACCGCCAAAGCTGGCACACCGGCGGCATGGTGGCCTTTTTGATATGACCGGGTCAGCACGGCCACAATTTTATCCAGACCCGCTTTCGGGGCTTTTGGTTCGCGTTCTTCAAGCCAGTCGCGCAACTGTTTGGGAGTCAACTCAACGGCTTCAACCAGACGGTGGGCAAGTGCCGGCTGGTCCTGGGCTTGAATTGAAAGTTCAACGATCAATTCCATCCGGTTCAGCTTTGAAAGCGTTCTGGGGAGTGCTGAGGAAAGATCTTCGACAGGTGCTTTTTTCTTTCGGTTCGCAGATTTGGTCTCCGCCGGGCCAGATAAAATCTGGCGCAGTTGCGATGTATTGAGCGTTTCTGCCAGCCGAATCAGTTCAGATGATGACAGGTTCAAAGCAAACTCCTTAATTGAATGAAGAATTGAGAATTAAGAATTAAGAATTAAGAATTGGTTGGTTCTTGGTTCTTCTTCAAAAGTATTGATTTCTAACCACTAATCACATTCTTCATTCTCAATTCTTCATTCTTCATGTTGGCCTTACAGCCAGCGTTCCATCACGACGGCGTCTTCCGTGGGCCCATAATAGTAATTGCGGCGACGGGTGACGGATTGAAACCCTAGCTGGTAATAGAGCAACTGTGCCGCTGTGTTTGAAGCCCGAACCTCCAGCCGGACACTTTTGGCGCCATAGATGCGACCACGCGCCATGGCTTCCTCCATCAATTCCCACCCAACGCCAAATCGTCGAAAATCTGGATGTGTCGCAATGTTGTTGATATGGAGTTCGTCATACTCTTCGACCGGAGAGGGCACAACCCGCCCCACGATAAAACCAAGAATGCGTCGCATCATGGCTCCCGGTTCATCACCTCGGGCGACCAGCATGATGGCCATCGGGTTGTAATGCAGATCCCAATGATAGCCTTCATACCCCCAGCGACTCAGCCCGGTGGTTTCTTCAAGCTCCACCACTTCCTCCAGGTCGGCTTCCATCATATCCGCCACAAAAAACTTGAGTCCCTTTGGTTTTTCCATTTTCGACACCTCACGCCTGACTTTCGACTGGCTGGATCAATTTGAGTTCGGCTTCAGACGGACGAACATAGCAGGCGTCGATTTCGTGGGCTCCAATCTGTTTTCCCTCCCGCCAGCGATTGAGAAAAAGCCTCGCTGCCGTTGGTGCCAGAAAGGTTGGAGATTGAATACAATACCAACCGCCTGATTCAATCAGGTAATTCATTTGAGAAGCCTGGTCAAGTGGAAAAAATTGAACGTGCTGCTTGTCAGCTTCAGATTGCAGGCGGCCAGACAAGGTGGGAATCGCATCTCCGGTAAAAAACCCCGCAGCGGCAAATGTCGGAGGGGTTCGGAGAAACACGGTTACGATCTCGGCAATCTGATTTTTGTGACCGGCGACTGGTTCAGTGAGCGGTTGCGGCCCAGTGCCGGATTCGAGCCGAAAACACTGGGCATAGACCTCGTCCCGATACGAAATCTGTACCACCCAGGCCCAAACCGGGGTTGAAAAGGAAGGAACGGCAGTGGTCAAAGCTTCGAGCGTGGTGGCGGTGACAACTGGCCGATTCAGGGCCTGGCTCATCGCCTGAATCGTAGCCAATCCGACACGGAGACCGGTAAAACTGCCTGGGCCAACCAGGACGCCAAATCCGTCCAGTTCGGTCACAGCACAACCGGCGCGGTGTAAGACAAAATCAATATCACTGATCACCAGTGATGAAGTTTGCCTGGTAACCACGCCAAATTCGGCCAGAAGCTGGCTTCCACGAACCAGCGCAACGCTAAATTGGGTGGAAGTTGTGTCCAGAATCAGGAGTACAGGGGAATCAGGAGGTGAGGAAACAGTCATCGAATTTGAATTAATCTTTCTGCAACATATTCCAGGTAGGGTCAGTGTCAAATCGCATTTCAGTTTTTCAAGAGTAACCACACCGGCTTCAAACTGATCTCAAAATAAGATTTCAGGATCTGAGGACAAAGGAGAATCTGAGCTTTACGCTTGTTAACAGCCCTTAGCCCTGTCTGATTGGGTGAAATTGTGGTGTTTGACACATCTTGTCGCTCAACTATATAGTTGCACCGCTTGCTCTGACAATCCTGTGGCTCTTCAACCCTTTACTCCTCACACGCTTTTTCAAGCGGACCCCAGGGCGGCGATCTTCTGCCAATACAGGCAACTGTAGAATCAGCCGGCAGCCAGGACTTCTCTTCATCAGAGGACTTTCACGTGAAAGACATTCGAACCATTGGTGTCATGACAGGCGGTGGCGATGCACCGGGACTGAATGCAGCATTACGGGCAGTTGTTCGCCGGGCCATGCAGGCCCACCTGCGGGTGCTCGGTATCCATCACGGTTGGAAGGGTTTGATCCAGGGTAAGGTTGAACCCCTTACACGCTATTCAATTTCAGGTATTCTCCCACGGGGTGGAACGATTCTGGGAACGTCACGCGTCAACCCACTTGAATCGGATGAATCGCTGCAGCGTATCCAGGAAACCTGGCGGCGGTTTGGACTTGATGCCCTGATTACAATTGGAGGCGATGGCACACTCAGTGCCGCGTTGCGCATGTGGCGTGATCAAGGCTACCCAATCGTCGGAATCCCAAAAACGATTGATAATGATGTGCGTGGCACCGACTTTACCCTTGGCTTTGATACCGCCGTGTCAATCGCCACCGAAGCCATTGACCGATTACACAGCACGGCTGAATCCCACGACCGGGTAATGGTGGTCGAAGTTATGGGCCGTCATGCTGGTTGGATTGCGGCCACTTCAGCCATTGCCGGGGGTGCCGACATGGTGCTCGTACCGGAATACCCGTTCCGGATTTCCCGAATCTGCGAAATCATCAACCAGCGCAAATCACTCGGGCGCTTTTTTTCAATCATCGTGGTGGCGGAGGATGCTCACCCGCATCCGGATGAAAATTTTCTCTCTGAACAAGATGCCCAGGAGGTATTTGAACATACCCGACTGGGCGGGATTGGCTCACTGCTTGGAAAAAAAATCGAGGAATTGACCGGGATTGTTACCCGAGTCACGGTGCTGGGATTTGTCCAACGTGGAGGCGGGCCAACCGCGTTTGACCGGATGCTGGCCTCACGCATGGGGGTCAAAGCTGTGGATATGGTGCTCAACCGTGAATTCGGCTCCATGACGGCCATCCAGGGAACACATATGGTCTCAGTTCCACTCGAACATGCGGTCTCGGGTATCAAGCTCCTGGATGACAGTATTTACCGCGATTGTGAAGTCTTTTTCGGTTAGACGTTCCGTCCTCTTCTCCCGCCGCCAAATTCAGCTTCTTTCCGACAGGTTGTCTTAAACTTAAAACAAAATCCCAAGTCCTTTCGTGTCATAAGGATCCCCTGGGTTCCCTCCCCAGGGAGTATCTGCTTTTGTTACACCAATGTCAGACAGATTTAACACGATCAACAAAAGAAGTTAACCCCTCCTCAGTAAGCTCGCCGCTTCAACCTAACTCATCATCCTGCATTGATTATATTCAACTCTAAAGGCGTGACCCTCCACTCAATCAGTCACGACCTCTGACTCAACCGAGTCCAAAGATTATTTCGTGTGTTTTCTCTTTTTTTCAAATCTCATGAGGTACAACGTATGACAGTTCGTCCACGTGCAGCCTTGACTCAGGTCTGCGCCTTCCTGACGTGTCTCTGTCTGGTGGGAACGCCATTGACAGCACTCGGTGCGCCGCTGCTTCAGGCTGCACCATCAGGAAAATCGGCAACTGCCCCAAAGAACGCAGATAAACCCGGCAAAGTGGCCGGATTGGTCGTGAATGTGGCAACCGGTGACCCGATTCCCAACGCCGGAGTCGAAATTGTTTCGACACAGCAGACGTTCTACACGGACAATGACGGCAATTTTGTCCTGACACTCCCGCCGGGAAACTACGAAGTCCGCGTTTTCAAGTCCGGTTTTGTTGACACCAAAAAACCTGTCACCATCGTGGCGGGAGATGTGTTCCCGCTTGATTTTGCGCTTTCAACGACTGGAAGCGGCGAAGTTGTCGAAGTCAATGCCACCAGCGGCAGTACTGAAATTGCAATGGTCGAAGAACGCAAGACGGCGAGCACGATTGTTGATTCGCTGTCATTGCGCGAAATCAACAACGACGTGGCCGGGGACGCCGCCGGGGTGCTGCAGCGCGCACCCGGACTTTCAATCGTTGACAACAAATTTGTCTACGTTCGGGGATTGGGAGATCGCTATAGCAACACCGTCATGAACGACGCCGTGATGCCAACGCCCCAGGCCGAACGCAAAGTCGTGCCGCTTGATCAGGTGCCGTCTGACCTGATTCAGAACTTGAAGATTTTAAAAACCTTTACCCCGGATCAACCGGGCGAGTTTGCCGGTGGGCTGGTCAAAATTGAAACGCTTGAGTTTCCCAACCGCTCGTCGCTCAAATTCTCAACATCATTTGGCGGCAATACCCAGACCACGTTCCAGGATATGCTGACCGCACCCGGAGACCGGCTTGACTTTCTGGGTTTTGGGTTGGGACGGCGTTCACTTCCATCAATCATTCCGAATAAACCGCTGGTGCGTGGCAGCGACCTGCTACCTGGATTTACGCCACAGGAATTACAGACCTTTGGTCGCGCATTTGAAAATGTCTGGGAACCCCGCAAGTCAACCGCGCCGATCAATCAAAGCTACAGCCTGGCCGGCAGCACGCAAATTGGAAAGCTCGGCTTTATCGGCACCATCACTTATGGCAACAGTTCAACGGTGACTCCGGAAATCCAACGCTATCCGCGGGTGTCAACCGGTCCAGATGGCACTCCGGTGGTCAGCGCCCAAAACCTGTATGACTATGTGTCAGGCGTCAACAGTGTTCGGCTTGGGTTGCTGGGCAATGCAGCCTACAAACTCAATGACAAGAACAAGTTCCTGTTCAAAAACTTCTTTAGCAATGACTCACGCGACGAAGCGCGCGAGTTTCAAGGCTATTTTGATGACCGGACAACCGACATTCTGAATCGCCGCCTGCGCTATACTCGCACCCGAACCGAAACCCACCAACTGGCTGGGGATCACCTGGTCAGCAAACTGGGTGATAGCATCTTTACCTGGCGATTTACCTACTCTCGGGCGCTGCTTGACGAGCCGGATCTGCGCG
It encodes the following:
- a CDS encoding TonB-dependent receptor; this encodes MTVRPRAALTQVCAFLTCLCLVGTPLTALGAPLLQAAPSGKSATAPKNADKPGKVAGLVVNVATGDPIPNAGVEIVSTQQTFYTDNDGNFVLTLPPGNYEVRVFKSGFVDTKKPVTIVAGDVFPLDFALSTTGSGEVVEVNATSGSTEIAMVEERKTASTIVDSLSLREINNDVAGDAAGVLQRAPGLSIVDNKFVYVRGLGDRYSNTVMNDAVMPTPQAERKVVPLDQVPSDLIQNLKILKTFTPDQPGEFAGGLVKIETLEFPNRSSLKFSTSFGGNTQTTFQDMLTAPGDRLDFLGFGLGRRSLPSIIPNKPLVRGSDLLPGFTPQELQTFGRAFENVWEPRKSTAPINQSYSLAGSTQIGKLGFIGTITYGNSSTVTPEIQRYPRVSTGPDGTPVVSAQNLYDYVSGVNSVRLGLLGNAAYKLNDKNKFLFKNFFSNDSRDEAREFQGYFDDRTTDILNRRLRYTRTRTETHQLAGDHLVSKLGDSIFTWRFTYSRALLDEPDLRETLYDFNSSLGKFVFFQGGQSGFRMFTKMRENIREPAIDWSKFVFKSTITFNFKAGFQFTNRDRSFNARRLRFTARSLAGIDTSLSPENLFEASNINPEGFEVQENTRPTDFFVAKQDIIAGYGMADVTYNKFRVIFGARIENSEQQVQTFELFSSNPEPTRATLENTDVLPSIGFVYNIKPNINLRLGYSQTVTRPQFRELSPFEFTEATGGRSTLGNPNLVRTKIQNYDARFEMFQSSGRLFAVSFFYKNLRNPIEPVVEATANLRTSYRNADKAKNRGLEFEMRQTLGKLSSRLENLTLTANYTFVDSSVEIGPEALELLTSKNRPLAGQSTHLINLSLDYDIPKYRSFARVLYNYTGERISDVGALGIPDIKEKGYPALDVLFSKKLGGENGKWEVKFSGENLLNRLVRFKIGDDFPFQVYRRGRTFGAGLSYTFF